The genome window ATGCTCCGCGTTCGCTTCGCGCCGTCGCCCACCGGCTTTCTGCACGTCGGCAGCGCGCGCACTTTCATCTTCAACTGGCTTTATGCCCGCCATAACCAGGGCACCATGATCCTCCGCGTGGACGACACCGACGTGGAGCGCAACACGGAAGCGTCGCTCACCTCGATCTTCGAAGGCCTGACCTGGCTTGGCCTTGGCTGGGACGAGCAATATCGCCAGTCCGAACGACTCGCGCTGCATAAGCAGGTGGCGGAAGCCATTTTTCAGAAGGGCCTCGCCTACCGCGATTTTACCCCGGCGCACGCCGGCGACAGCCCCAAGCCGAGCGAGCAGGGGGCGTGGCTCTTCAACCCCGGCGCGCGCGAACTCTCACGCCAAGAAAGCGACGGCCGCGCCGCCGCCGGCGAGCCCTTCGCGCTGCGTTTCCGCGTGCCGCGCGACTCCGAGCGCATCGTTCGCTTCGACGACGCGGTTTACGGCGAGCAGGCAAAGTCCACCGCCGACATCGAGGATTTTGCCCTCCTGCGTTCCGACGGCATGCCGACCTATCACATGGCGTCGTGCGCCGATGATGCCGACCTGCGCATCAGCCACATCATCCGCGGCCAGGACCACCTCACCAATACCTTCAAACACGTGCTGATCTTTGAAGCCGCCGGCGCCGCGCCGCCGCAGTTCGCGCACCTGCCGCTGCTGGTCGCGCCCGACGGCACCAAGCTCTCCAAGCGCAAACACGGGCCCGTGGTGAGCGTCACTACCTATCGTGACGCCGGATTTCTGCCCGAGGCGTTCGTCAACTTCCTGTGCCTGCTCGGCTGGTCGCCCAAGAATGACCGCGAGTTCCTGACACGCCAGGAACTGGTTGGCCTGTTCTCATTGGAGGGCATCAACCGCGCCAACGCGGTGGTGAATTTTAAAGAGCCCGCCGCGACGCCGGAGGAGACCTTCGATCCCAAGGCGCTCTGGCTCAACGCCGAGCACATCCGTGCCCTACCCATCGAAGACCTATGCACGCGCTTGCTGACGGTTGTGCGCGAAGCCGGCTTCAGCGTCTCCCTTGAAGAGATGGCCAAGATTACGCCCCTGGTACGCGAGCGCATCAAGCTGCTGAAAGACGCGCTCGGGGTCGCCGATTTCTTCTTCGTGGAGCAGCTTCCGCCCTACGACCCCAATGAACTTGTCCCGCAGAAGGGCGACAAGGAGATGGCGCTCAGGGCGCTGCAGAAGGCGCGAGAGGTGCTGGGCAATATTCCAGCCGGCGAGTTCCGGCACGACCCGCTCGACGCTGCCCTCCGCGCCGCCGCCCAGGAGCTGAAGCTGAAAGCCGGGCAGATGTTCCAGCCTATCCGGGTTGCCGTCTGCGGCCGCAAGAATGCCCCGCCGCTGTTTGAAACCCTGGAAGTGCTGGGGAAAGAGAAAACACTGGCGCGAATCGAGCAGGCGATCGAGAAACTCAAGTAGGGGCAGCCGTCCGCGGCGTAACTTTCAGTTGGACGAGGTACCTCAGCGGCTAAAACCGGCTCATCTTGCTGCTGTTAATTCGCAGGCCTGAAGGCCTGCGCCACCCCAGCCCCGGATCGCGCACCGATTCGCGAAATCCACTAAAATGATGGATTCGGCATAGATTCTTAGTCAATCATGGCAACTCACCCTAAGCCTGGTGTCAACGCGCCCGATCCCGCGCCCGCCGCGTCGAATTTTCTGCGCGAGCGGATTGTCGAAGACCTGCGCACCAAGAAATTCGGCGACGCGGTCGTGCAGACGCGCTTTCCTCCCGAACCCAATGGCTACCTGCATATCGGGCACGCCAAGGCCATCTGCATCGACTTCGGTCTGGCTGACGAGTTCGGCGGGCGCACCAACCTGCGCTTCGACGACACCAATCCCGAAAAGGAAGAGCAGGAGTATGTGGATTCCATTCAAGAGGACGTGCGCTGGCTCGGCTTTGAGTGGGACGGCCTCTACTATGCCTCCGACTACTTTGACCAGCTCTACGAATGGGCCGTCAAGCTGATCCAAGACGGCAAGGCCTACGTTGAGGATCTCTCCG of Terriglobales bacterium contains these proteins:
- the gltX gene encoding glutamate--tRNA ligase — encoded protein: MLRVRFAPSPTGFLHVGSARTFIFNWLYARHNQGTMILRVDDTDVERNTEASLTSIFEGLTWLGLGWDEQYRQSERLALHKQVAEAIFQKGLAYRDFTPAHAGDSPKPSEQGAWLFNPGARELSRQESDGRAAAGEPFALRFRVPRDSERIVRFDDAVYGEQAKSTADIEDFALLRSDGMPTYHMASCADDADLRISHIIRGQDHLTNTFKHVLIFEAAGAAPPQFAHLPLLVAPDGTKLSKRKHGPVVSVTTYRDAGFLPEAFVNFLCLLGWSPKNDREFLTRQELVGLFSLEGINRANAVVNFKEPAATPEETFDPKALWLNAEHIRALPIEDLCTRLLTVVREAGFSVSLEEMAKITPLVRERIKLLKDALGVADFFFVEQLPPYDPNELVPQKGDKEMALRALQKAREVLGNIPAGEFRHDPLDAALRAAAQELKLKAGQMFQPIRVAVCGRKNAPPLFETLEVLGKEKTLARIEQAIEKLK